A part of Winslowiella toletana genomic DNA contains:
- the rluF gene encoding 23S rRNA pseudouridine(2604) synthase RluF — translation MLTNSSIRLNKYISESGICSRRDADRYIEQGNVFINGKRATVGIQVAPGDVVKVNGQLIEPRDEEDLVLIALNKPVGIISTTEEGEQDNIVDFVNHSKRVFPIGRLDKESQGLIFLTNHGDLVNKILRAGNDHEKEYVVTVNKPVTDEFITGLGAGVPMLGTVTKKCKVKKEATFVFRITLVQGLNRQIRRMCKHFGYEVTKLERTRIMNVNLKGLPQGEWRDLTDDELIELFKLIENSSSEEKPVKKTQAKPAVAKKPVTGAAKNAEKAEGNSASRKRFNQPGRKKKGR, via the coding sequence ATGCTGACCAACTCATCCATTCGCCTTAACAAATATATCAGCGAGAGCGGTATCTGCTCACGCCGCGATGCCGACCGCTACATCGAACAGGGTAATGTTTTTATTAACGGCAAGCGTGCCACGGTGGGTATTCAGGTCGCTCCCGGCGATGTGGTGAAGGTTAACGGTCAGCTTATCGAGCCGCGTGACGAAGAAGATCTGGTCCTGATCGCGCTGAATAAACCGGTTGGCATTATCAGCACCACGGAAGAGGGTGAACAGGATAATATTGTTGATTTCGTTAACCACAGCAAGCGCGTCTTCCCGATCGGCCGTCTGGACAAAGAGTCACAGGGACTGATTTTCCTCACCAATCACGGTGATTTGGTTAACAAAATCCTGCGTGCTGGCAACGACCATGAAAAAGAGTACGTGGTGACCGTCAACAAGCCGGTGACTGATGAGTTTATTACTGGCCTTGGCGCCGGTGTGCCGATGCTGGGCACGGTGACCAAAAAATGCAAAGTAAAGAAAGAAGCGACCTTTGTGTTTCGTATCACGCTGGTGCAAGGGCTTAACCGTCAGATTCGCCGTATGTGCAAACACTTTGGCTATGAAGTCACCAAACTTGAACGTACGCGGATTATGAACGTTAATCTGAAGGGGCTGCCGCAGGGCGAGTGGCGGGATCTGACTGACGATGAACTGATCGAGTTATTTAAGCTGATTGAAAACTCCTCTTCCGAAGAAAAACCAGTTAAAAAGACCCAGGCTAAACCCGCCGTCGCGAAAAAACCGGTTACTGGCGCGGCAAAAAACGCCGAAAAAGCGGAGGGTAATTCGGCTTCGCGCAAACGCTTTAACCAGCCCGGCCGTAAGAAAAAGGGACGTTAA
- a CDS encoding M24 family metallopeptidase yields the protein MVATSYWFEKTEYEQRLQRVQQQLIEKGYDALLAFMPESVTWLTGFFTRAYSSFQFAIIPANGEPTVICRDVEEYYLDSTCIYGDRVMWNDSDDKTDIAVQAIRARLGHSPRLAVEMGAWPLSVARFNGIKAGLPAALMLDESQLVTQMRFIKSPAEIAYQRRAARAAEAGMSAAIASARTGVSEREMAAEICGAMIRAGSDLPGPGVMSSGERAYHLHGGYSDRVLAHGDIVQIETTPNVRHYHARFMRPIRVGQASDEDQRVVEQLIAIQDAALAEVRPGVAGSVPDAIYREGVLAAGLRETYTNKTFYSVGLLLAPSGGEPLEAAPGCTWHFSPGMTFHTYVLARGFGMSETITITEDGYERLTQYPRKLFIS from the coding sequence ATGGTGGCAACCAGCTACTGGTTTGAAAAAACAGAGTATGAGCAGCGCCTGCAACGGGTGCAGCAGCAACTGATCGAAAAAGGTTATGACGCGCTGCTGGCATTTATGCCGGAAAGCGTGACCTGGCTGACGGGATTCTTTACCCGCGCCTACTCCTCTTTCCAGTTTGCCATTATTCCGGCAAACGGCGAGCCGACGGTGATCTGCCGCGACGTGGAGGAATATTATCTCGACAGCACCTGCATCTATGGCGATCGGGTGATGTGGAACGACAGCGACGATAAAACGGATATCGCCGTGCAGGCAATCCGCGCGCGACTTGGCCATTCACCGCGCCTGGCGGTGGAAATGGGCGCATGGCCATTGTCGGTGGCGCGGTTTAATGGCATCAAGGCTGGTTTACCCGCAGCCCTGATGCTCGATGAAAGCCAGCTGGTGACACAAATGCGTTTTATAAAATCGCCCGCGGAAATTGCTTATCAGCGCCGCGCAGCCCGGGCGGCGGAGGCGGGCATGTCAGCAGCGATAGCATCTGCCCGTACTGGCGTCAGCGAACGCGAAATGGCGGCTGAAATCTGTGGCGCAATGATCCGTGCGGGCAGCGATCTGCCGGGGCCGGGAGTGATGTCATCAGGAGAGCGGGCGTACCATCTGCATGGCGGCTACAGCGATCGGGTGCTGGCACACGGCGATATCGTGCAGATTGAAACCACGCCAAACGTGCGTCATTACCATGCGCGTTTTATGCGACCAATCCGTGTCGGGCAGGCCAGCGATGAAGACCAGCGCGTGGTCGAACAGCTGATTGCTATTCAGGATGCCGCGCTGGCGGAGGTCAGGCCGGGTGTGGCGGGCAGTGTGCCGGATGCCATCTATCGCGAGGGGGTGCTGGCGGCAGGGTTACGAGAAACCTATACCAATAAAACCTTCTATTCGGTCGGCCTGCTGCTGGCGCCCAGTGGTGGCGAGCCACTCGAGGCGGCTCCGGGTTGTACATGGCATTTTTCTCCCGGCATGACCTTCCATACCTATGTGCTGGCGCGGGGGTTCGGTATGTCCGAAACCATCACCATTACCGAAGATGGCTACGAGCGATTAACCCAGTATCCGCGCAAGTTATTTATCAGCTAG
- a CDS encoding pyridoxal phosphate-dependent decarboxylase family protein, translated as MSRLNPILAASAQSTEAYQQAIAQSSEAVVQWLQQPEMYQGKTVAELRERITLDFNPQGLGNQAAIERAIEYFLKDSLSVHHPQCVAHLHCPSLVVSQAAEVLINATNQSMDSWDQSPSATIIEMKLIEWLRTQVGYQPGDAGVFTSGGTQSNLMGLMLARDAFFARQGHSIQQDGLVGNLRKIKVLCSENAHFSVQKNMALLGLGYQSVTLVKTDRFARMDLNDLADKVAQAQANGEQILAIVATAGTTDAGAIDPLRAIATLAAEHQIWVHVDAAWGGALLLSEQYRNYLDGIELVDSITLDFHKQFFQTISCGAFLLKEERHYELMRYQAAYLNSEFDEAQGVPNLVSKSLQTTRRFDALKLWMGLEALGQQQYAAIIDHGVTLAQQVAHYVTEQPSLELVMQPQLASVLFRYRPQQLANSGDAAVALHNQQIGDALLESGRANVGVTEFNGITCLKLTLLNPTVTLEDIKVLLALVETTAQQLLTA; from the coding sequence ATGTCCAGGTTAAACCCGATTCTGGCGGCCTCTGCGCAAAGCACTGAAGCCTACCAGCAGGCGATTGCCCAGAGTAGCGAAGCCGTCGTGCAGTGGCTGCAACAACCTGAGATGTATCAGGGAAAAACCGTTGCTGAACTGCGTGAACGCATTACGCTGGATTTTAATCCTCAGGGTCTGGGCAACCAGGCGGCAATTGAACGCGCAATTGAATACTTTTTGAAAGACAGCCTGTCGGTACATCACCCACAGTGCGTCGCGCATCTGCACTGCCCAAGCCTGGTGGTTAGCCAGGCCGCTGAAGTGCTGATTAACGCCACTAACCAGAGTATGGACTCCTGGGATCAAAGCCCGTCAGCTACCATCATTGAGATGAAGCTGATTGAATGGCTGCGTACTCAGGTGGGCTATCAGCCTGGCGATGCTGGTGTATTCACCAGCGGCGGCACTCAGAGCAACCTGATGGGTCTGATGCTGGCGCGTGATGCCTTCTTTGCGCGTCAGGGCCACTCGATCCAGCAAGACGGTCTGGTGGGTAACCTCAGAAAGATTAAAGTGTTATGTTCTGAAAACGCCCATTTCTCGGTGCAGAAGAATATGGCTTTACTCGGCCTTGGTTATCAGTCAGTAACGCTGGTGAAAACCGATCGCTTTGCGCGTATGGATCTGAACGATCTTGCCGATAAAGTGGCGCAGGCGCAGGCTAATGGCGAGCAGATTCTGGCGATTGTGGCGACTGCGGGCACCACTGATGCCGGCGCCATCGACCCACTGCGCGCCATCGCCACGCTGGCGGCAGAACATCAGATCTGGGTGCATGTGGATGCCGCCTGGGGCGGCGCTTTGCTGCTGTCTGAGCAGTATCGTAACTATCTGGACGGGATTGAACTCGTGGACTCCATTACTCTGGACTTCCACAAACAGTTCTTCCAGACCATCAGTTGCGGCGCGTTTCTGTTAAAAGAAGAACGTCACTATGAGCTGATGCGTTATCAGGCCGCTTACCTGAACTCAGAGTTTGACGAAGCGCAGGGCGTGCCAAACCTGGTGTCGAAATCATTGCAGACCACCCGTCGTTTTGATGCGTTAAAACTGTGGATGGGACTGGAAGCGTTAGGCCAGCAACAGTATGCCGCGATCATCGATCATGGCGTTACTCTGGCGCAGCAGGTTGCGCACTATGTCACTGAGCAGCCATCACTGGAGCTGGTGATGCAGCCACAGCTGGCCAGCGTGCTGTTCCGCTATCGCCCGCAACAGCTGGCGAACAGCGGCGACGCTGCCGTAGCATTACATAACCAGCAGATTGGCGATGCGCTGCTGGAATCCGGTCGCGCCAATGTCGGGGTAACCGAGTTTAATGGCATTACTTGCCTGAAACTGACGTTACTGAACCCGACGGTGACGCTGGAAGATATTAAAGTCCTGCTGGCGCTGGTTGAAACCACCGCGCAACAGCTGCTGACCGCTTAA
- a CDS encoding RNA polymerase sigma factor, which translates to MTKTATERNLDLIAALRGCQRRLRAFIARRTASIADAEDVYQEISYQLIKADSYLHPVEQVAAWLYRAARNELIDRSRKKRELLLSDMLDNQWPAEEAFGEILLNPQNGAEDQYLSQLVWQELEQALADMPLPQREAFEMTELQGYSFKQLADETGTAVETLLSRKHQAVLFLRLRLQVLYDALIDT; encoded by the coding sequence ATGACGAAAACAGCTACGGAGCGGAACCTTGATCTGATCGCTGCTCTGCGTGGCTGCCAGAGACGGCTGCGGGCGTTTATTGCCAGACGCACCGCCAGTATTGCCGATGCGGAAGATGTGTATCAGGAGATCAGCTATCAGTTGATTAAAGCTGACAGCTATCTCCATCCTGTTGAGCAGGTCGCCGCCTGGCTCTATCGCGCCGCACGTAACGAGCTGATCGACAGATCGCGTAAAAAGCGGGAATTACTGTTATCCGATATGCTGGATAACCAGTGGCCTGCTGAGGAAGCGTTCGGGGAGATATTGCTTAATCCGCAAAACGGCGCCGAAGATCAGTATTTAAGTCAGCTGGTCTGGCAGGAGCTGGAACAGGCGCTGGCGGATATGCCGTTGCCACAGCGTGAAGCATTTGAAATGACTGAACTTCAGGGCTATTCCTTTAAGCAACTAGCCGATGAAACAGGGACTGCGGTTGAAACCCTGTTATCGCGTAAGCACCAGGCGGTGCTGTTTTTGCGACTGCGGCTACAGGTGCTTTATGATGCGCTGATCGACACCTGA
- a CDS encoding type 1 glutamine amidotransferase — MGQKRLLYLHNGKSKQTIARLEERFAAWGLEVDHYWAWQNEFPDDLRGYDGIFLSGSPHGAYEDIPFIHREHQLISEAAALGIPMLGICFGSQILASALCGKDQVFRRETCEIGNKWLQATPAAAEDSIAAGIVPQVYMFVWHNDEVRATHPDMTILAASDQCPNQIWRYKDQPIWGIQGHPEITLEQAPLWFEQNRATMERDGGDIAQLIATADEAIAAKSMLTRFVTFISR; from the coding sequence ATGGGTCAGAAGCGTCTGCTTTATCTCCATAATGGCAAATCGAAACAGACGATTGCCCGGCTGGAGGAACGATTTGCAGCATGGGGATTAGAGGTCGATCACTACTGGGCGTGGCAAAACGAATTTCCTGACGATCTGCGCGGTTACGACGGTATTTTTCTCTCCGGCAGCCCGCACGGCGCGTATGAAGATATTCCTTTTATACACCGTGAACATCAGTTAATCAGCGAAGCCGCCGCGCTGGGTATCCCGATGCTAGGCATCTGTTTTGGCAGCCAGATCCTCGCCTCAGCATTATGTGGTAAGGACCAGGTATTCCGGCGTGAAACCTGTGAGATCGGCAATAAATGGCTACAGGCAACGCCCGCAGCCGCTGAAGATAGTATCGCCGCCGGCATCGTGCCACAGGTGTATATGTTTGTCTGGCATAACGATGAAGTACGCGCCACTCACCCGGATATGACCATTCTGGCCGCCAGCGACCAGTGTCCCAATCAGATCTGGCGTTATAAAGATCAGCCGATCTGGGGAATCCAGGGCCATCCGGAAATTACGCTGGAGCAGGCGCCACTGTGGTTTGAACAGAACCGCGCCACGATGGAACGCGATGGCGGCGATATCGCACAGTTAATCGCTACCGCCGACGAGGCTATCGCAGCCAAGTCGATGCTTACCCGCTTTGTGACATTTATTTCCAGATAA
- a CDS encoding GntR family transcriptional regulator, which produces MTKLAPTSDQSLTQNAYNAVLHMIQSGALSNGEVVNERRLAEQLGLSRTPVREALGRLEGSDYLRRSGRTLLVNGVELSEILEIMAVRILLEADAARNAAGKMSAAKLADIRQRLMAMTSPDQVTASDHWEVDDFLHLSIAETSGNKLSLRLISELRARTRMFGKETVPTRFESGRDEHLAIIDAIEAGDGDRAAQLMVQHIEGARYGILQSFTASSLR; this is translated from the coding sequence TTGACGAAATTAGCCCCAACCAGCGATCAGTCGTTAACGCAAAATGCGTATAACGCCGTGCTGCATATGATCCAGAGCGGCGCGCTCAGTAATGGCGAAGTGGTCAATGAACGCCGACTGGCAGAACAGCTCGGCCTGTCGCGAACGCCCGTTCGCGAAGCGCTCGGCCGGCTGGAAGGCAGCGACTATCTGCGTCGATCCGGCAGAACGCTGCTGGTGAATGGCGTGGAGTTAAGTGAAATCCTGGAAATTATGGCGGTACGCATTTTGCTCGAGGCTGACGCAGCACGTAATGCTGCTGGCAAAATGTCGGCGGCGAAGCTGGCAGATATCCGCCAGCGTCTGATGGCAATGACCAGTCCCGATCAGGTGACCGCCAGCGACCATTGGGAAGTCGACGACTTTTTGCATCTCAGCATTGCTGAAACCAGCGGCAATAAATTATCTCTGCGGCTAATCAGTGAACTGCGCGCCCGCACAAGGATGTTTGGTAAAGAGACGGTGCCGACGCGCTTTGAGTCCGGACGCGACGAGCACCTCGCCATTATTGACGCCATAGAAGCGGGTGATGGCGATCGGGCTGCACAGTTAATGGTTCAGCACATCGAAGGGGCACGTTACGGCATTCTTCAGTCGTTCACGGCCAGCAGTTTGCGATAA
- a CDS encoding ABC transporter substrate-binding protein, translating to MTRLHATVPGMLVAFSVVFSLAMPLSATAADEMTFASWGGAYQDGIREAWMKPFTKESGIEIIEDTNPVIARIKAMVDIHKVEWDVVTAGGASLMQGAKSGLFEKITPEMVNEENVLPEARNDYGVPSEIFSTVIGYSTKAFPNGGPKTFADFWDVKKFPGKRTLPDKPDTVLEAALLADGVAPADVYKTLDTPAGMKRALDKIRQIKPDVAMWWSSGAQPVQALASGEVVMALGWNGRFQAGIDSGQPIAMSWDQSVAQVGYFMIVKNAPNKAQAVKFLNYIIRPDVQARFSQYVAYGPVTPKSIPLIDKTRQARLPSTPERLSNALFMNINWWADHSLAAGEAYNTAMQQ from the coding sequence ATGACAAGATTGCATGCAACAGTGCCCGGTATGTTAGTTGCCTTTTCGGTGGTTTTCTCGCTGGCAATGCCGTTAAGCGCCACCGCCGCGGATGAAATGACCTTCGCCAGCTGGGGCGGGGCTTATCAGGACGGTATCCGCGAGGCGTGGATGAAACCCTTTACCAAAGAGAGCGGCATCGAAATTATTGAAGATACCAATCCGGTTATCGCGCGCATCAAGGCCATGGTGGATATCCATAAGGTGGAGTGGGACGTGGTGACTGCAGGCGGCGCCAGCCTGATGCAGGGGGCGAAAAGCGGACTTTTTGAGAAGATCACGCCGGAAATGGTCAATGAAGAGAATGTCCTGCCGGAAGCACGCAATGACTACGGTGTGCCGTCTGAAATTTTCTCCACGGTAATCGGTTATTCAACTAAAGCCTTTCCCAACGGCGGTCCGAAAACGTTCGCTGACTTCTGGGATGTAAAAAAATTCCCGGGTAAACGCACGCTGCCGGATAAACCCGATACGGTGCTGGAAGCCGCACTGCTCGCCGATGGCGTAGCCCCCGCAGATGTCTATAAAACCCTTGATACTCCCGCAGGTATGAAACGGGCGCTGGATAAGATCCGCCAGATTAAACCTGATGTTGCGATGTGGTGGTCATCCGGCGCGCAGCCGGTGCAGGCGCTGGCCAGTGGCGAAGTGGTGATGGCGCTGGGCTGGAACGGTCGCTTCCAGGCCGGGATCGATAGCGGTCAGCCGATTGCGATGTCCTGGGATCAGTCGGTGGCGCAGGTGGGCTATTTTATGATTGTCAAAAATGCACCGAACAAGGCGCAGGCGGTTAAGTTCCTTAACTACATTATCCGTCCCGACGTGCAGGCCCGTTTCAGTCAGTATGTGGCCTACGGTCCGGTTACCCCTAAATCCATTCCGCTGATCGATAAAACCCGCCAGGCGCGGCTGCCTTCGACCCCGGAGCGTTTGTCCAATGCACTGTTTATGAATATCAACTGGTGGGCGGATCACTCGCTGGCGGCAGGCGAAGCCTATAACACCGCGATGCAGCAATGA
- a CDS encoding VF530 family DNA-binding protein, with amino-acid sequence MTAHSSKDPLHGVTLEAIVNALVARYGWAEMAKRVNINCFKSDPSVKSSLKFLRRTPWARQEVEALYIDSLSDPQTSRDELPADSPWANWQGKK; translated from the coding sequence ATGACTGCCCACTCCTCAAAAGACCCGCTGCATGGCGTTACGCTTGAAGCCATTGTTAACGCCCTGGTGGCGCGCTATGGTTGGGCGGAAATGGCCAAACGCGTCAATATTAACTGCTTTAAAAGCGATCCCAGCGTCAAATCCAGCCTGAAGTTTCTGCGCCGTACCCCCTGGGCGCGCCAGGAAGTGGAAGCTTTGTATATTGATTCACTGAGTGATCCGCAGACAAGCCGCGACGAATTGCCCGCAGACAGTCCATGGGCTAACTGGCAGGGTAAGAAATAG
- a CDS encoding metallophosphoesterase, whose amino-acid sequence MFHLIFSLPSWYAIVRFIGPLPWPPAVKVVVALLMLISSQYLLFSKFSSGSAMSPEMPRAVIILFNWAFSTVLFIAISQLLLDAVTLIALLFQHPLEMVPAVRYVLGTGAMIVAAFGVYQAIRVPPVKDIIIEVKNLSRQFEGYQLLQLTDLHISRLFNSLWTARLVKRANALSVDLIVITGDVIDGTLANRKRDVDPLRGLQAPDGVFTITGNHEYFFEQQVWTEHLDSLGMKPLINSHTVIERRGENLVLAGVTDLSAPRSGFPGPDLGKALAGAPQDAAVMLLDHQPRNARLNAAQGVGGQLSGHTHGGLIAGFDRLFARANGGFVSGHYEVDGMSLYVNNGTALWPGMAIRLGRPSELTRITLTLKN is encoded by the coding sequence ATGTTTCATCTGATTTTTAGCCTGCCCAGCTGGTATGCCATTGTGCGTTTTATTGGCCCGTTACCCTGGCCGCCAGCGGTAAAAGTAGTGGTTGCCTTACTGATGCTGATCTCTTCACAGTATCTGCTGTTCAGCAAGTTTTCATCGGGCAGTGCAATGTCGCCGGAGATGCCCAGAGCGGTGATTATCCTGTTTAACTGGGCGTTCAGTACGGTGTTATTTATCGCCATTTCTCAGCTGCTATTGGACGCGGTAACGCTGATCGCGCTGCTGTTTCAGCACCCGCTGGAGATGGTCCCCGCCGTTCGCTATGTGCTGGGCACTGGCGCGATGATTGTCGCGGCATTTGGCGTTTATCAGGCCATACGGGTGCCGCCGGTAAAAGATATTATTATCGAAGTTAAAAACCTGTCGCGTCAGTTTGAGGGCTATCAGCTGCTGCAACTGACTGATTTGCATATCAGCAGGCTATTTAACAGCTTATGGACGGCACGCCTGGTTAAACGGGCCAATGCCCTGAGTGTGGACCTGATTGTTATCACCGGAGATGTGATTGACGGCACCCTGGCAAACAGGAAACGGGACGTTGATCCGTTACGCGGCCTGCAGGCGCCAGACGGTGTTTTTACTATTACCGGCAATCACGAATATTTCTTTGAACAACAGGTATGGACTGAACACCTTGATTCACTGGGCATGAAACCGCTGATTAACAGTCACACGGTGATTGAGCGGCGTGGAGAGAATCTGGTGCTGGCTGGGGTGACGGACTTATCGGCGCCACGCTCAGGTTTCCCCGGTCCGGATCTGGGCAAAGCGCTGGCGGGCGCGCCACAGGATGCGGCCGTGATGCTGCTTGATCATCAACCGCGTAATGCACGACTGAATGCGGCGCAGGGCGTCGGCGGTCAGTTATCTGGCCATACCCATGGCGGGTTGATTGCGGGTTTTGATCGGCTGTTTGCCCGCGCCAATGGTGGCTTTGTTTCGGGGCACTATGAAGTGGATGGCATGTCACTGTATGTCAATAACGGAACTGCGCTCTGGCCGGGGATGGCGATCCGGTTAGGCCGTCCATCCGAGCTGACCCGTATTACGTTAACACTAAAAAACTGA
- a CDS encoding diaminobutyrate--2-oxoglutarate transaminase has translation MTDKVRIDTLDANSLHGNNETYLARQAEFESNVRSYPRKLPLAIAKAQGVWITDVENNQYLDCLAGAGTLALGHNHPDVLQSIQNVITSGLPLHTLDLTTPLKDKFSEYLLSLLPGEGKEYCLQFTGPSGADAVEAAIKLAKKHTGRSGVISFSGGYHGMTHGALAVTGNLSPKEAVNGMMPEVQFMPYPHLYRCPLGIGGEAGVKALTYYFENLINDVESGVRKPAAVILEAVQGEGGVNPAPAEWLQKIRKVTQEHGILLIIDEVQAGFARTGKFFAFEHAGIQPDIIVMSKAVGGGLPLAVLGIKKQFDAWEPGHHTGTFRGNQLAMATGLTTLQYLKDHQIAEKVAAQGEWLKARLAELQQRYPVIGNVRGLGLMIGIEMVKPEEAQDHMGCHPADGQLSALLQKKCFESGLILERGGRHGSVLRLLPSLLITNEELAIFLDKFENALLSAGVKPV, from the coding sequence ATGACGGATAAAGTCCGTATTGATACTTTAGATGCGAATTCATTACATGGAAACAATGAAACCTATTTAGCGCGTCAGGCTGAATTTGAATCGAATGTCAGGAGCTACCCACGTAAATTGCCGTTAGCAATTGCGAAAGCTCAGGGCGTTTGGATCACTGATGTTGAGAATAATCAATATCTTGATTGTCTGGCGGGCGCCGGTACGCTGGCGCTGGGTCATAATCATCCCGATGTTCTGCAAAGCATCCAAAATGTCATTACCAGCGGCTTGCCGTTACATACACTTGATCTGACTACCCCGTTAAAAGACAAGTTCTCCGAGTACCTGCTCTCTTTACTGCCAGGCGAAGGCAAAGAGTACTGCCTGCAGTTCACCGGCCCTTCCGGTGCTGATGCGGTAGAAGCCGCGATCAAACTGGCGAAAAAGCACACCGGCCGTAGCGGCGTGATCAGCTTCTCCGGTGGTTATCATGGCATGACGCATGGCGCGCTGGCGGTTACCGGCAATCTGTCGCCAAAAGAAGCCGTCAATGGCATGATGCCAGAAGTGCAGTTTATGCCTTACCCGCATCTGTACCGCTGCCCGCTGGGTATCGGCGGTGAAGCTGGTGTTAAAGCATTAACATACTATTTCGAAAATCTGATTAATGATGTTGAGAGTGGCGTGCGCAAGCCTGCGGCGGTGATTCTGGAAGCGGTTCAGGGCGAAGGCGGTGTGAACCCGGCTCCGGCGGAATGGCTGCAGAAAATCCGTAAAGTGACTCAGGAACACGGCATTTTACTGATTATCGACGAAGTTCAGGCTGGTTTTGCCCGCACCGGTAAATTCTTTGCCTTTGAACATGCCGGCATTCAGCCAGATATTATCGTGATGTCAAAAGCTGTGGGCGGTGGCCTGCCACTGGCGGTACTGGGCATCAAAAAACAGTTTGACGCCTGGGAACCTGGTCACCATACCGGAACCTTCCGTGGCAACCAGCTGGCGATGGCCACTGGCCTGACTACGCTGCAGTATCTGAAAGATCATCAGATCGCTGAGAAAGTGGCTGCCCAGGGTGAATGGCTGAAAGCCAGACTGGCCGAACTGCAGCAACGCTATCCGGTGATTGGCAACGTGCGCGGTCTGGGCTTAATGATCGGTATCGAGATGGTTAAACCCGAAGAAGCGCAGGATCATATGGGTTGTCACCCGGCTGATGGTCAGTTATCCGCCCTGCTGCAGAAAAAATGCTTTGAATCCGGACTGATTCTGGAGCGTGGCGGACGCCATGGCAGCGTATTGCGCCTGCTGCCGTCACTGCTGATTACCAATGAAGAATTAGCAATTTTCCTGGATAAATTTGAAAACGCCCTGCTTTCCGCTGGCGTAAAACCAGTTTGA